GATGCCGATGCCGACGATGGTCGGCGGGCAGGGGTTGGGACCGGCCTCGGCCACGCGGTTGACGACGAATTCCTTGATGCCCTTCCAGCCCTGGGCCGGGGAGAGCATGGTGACCCGGGACATGTTTTCCGAACCGCCGCCCTTGGCCATCATGAGGATTTTGAGTTTGTCGCCGGGCACGATATCGAAGTGGATAATGGCCGGGGAGTTGTCGCCGGTATTTTTGCGGGTAAACGGATCGCAGGAGGATTTGCGGAGATACCCGTCCTTGTAGCCGTCGACCATGCCGTCGTTTATGGCTTCGCGCAGGGTCGAACCCTCCACGCGCACGTCTTCGCCGACCTCGACGAAAAAGACGCCCAGGCCGCAGTCCTGGCACAGGGGGAGTCCGGTGTCCCGGGCCAGATCGGCATTTTCCAGCAGCTGCCGGAAGATTTCCTTGGCGGCCGGGGCGTCCTCGGCGGCGTGGGCGGCCTCGAAGGCGGCGCGCACGTCGGCGGGAAGTTCCTGGTTGGCCGCGATGCACATGGCGGCCACGGCTTCGCGGATATCCTTGGCTTGCACTGTCTTCATGCTAGAAGTCCTTTTTGAGGAACTTGGGCAGGATGTTTTTAACGGCCGCCAGGGCCATCTTGCGGCGCAGTTTGCCGAGCTGTTCCTGGAGCGGAATCTCTTTGGGGCAGACGTCTTCACAGGCTAAAAGGCCCATGCAGCCGAAGATGCCTTCGTCAGTGCCGACAACGTCAAAGTACTCTTTTTCGGTGCGCTGATCGCGGGGGTCGAGGATGAACCGGGCCAGACGATTGAGGGCCACGGCGCCGAGGAAGTCCTCGCGCATAAGGGCCGTGCCGCAGGCGGCCACGCAGCAGCCGCATTCGATGCAGCGGTCCAGCTCGTAGATCTGCTCGGCCAGACCGTTGTCCATGCGCTCTTCCTGGGCTGTCGGGTCGAACTTCTTGTCGGTGTGCACCCAGGATTCGATCTTCTGGTACATGGTGCGAAACCAGACGCCGGTATCGACGGACAGGTCGCCGACGAGCTTGAAGACCGGCAGCGGCATGAGGGTGATTTCGTCCGGCATTTCCTTGGTCTTGGTGTGGCAGGCCAGACCCGGCCGGCCGTTAATGACCATGGCGCAGGCTCCGCAGATGCCGGCCCGGCAGCAGAAATCGAACATGAGCGTGGGGTCGAGTTCTTCCCGGATGCGATTGAGCGCAATAAAAAGGGTCATGCGCTCGGTTTCGTCCAGGGTGAATTTGTCCATATGCGGCGTGGAGGCCGGATCGGACGGATTGTACCGGAATATATTGAAAGTCAGCGTTCTGCCCATTTTCTTCTCCTTTTCGCTCACAAGCTCACAGTCGCGCCACTTCGCCCCTAACCCCCTTGCGGGGGGTCCGGGGGGGATGATCCCCCCCGGCCGCCGGAGGCATTCTTTTCCCCGTCTTCTCGTTTACCCATTCATGGGGATAATCTTGCCGCCGCCGTAGCCGCGGTCTCCGGGGGGCATCTCGAAGGTGTGGGTGGCCGGCTCGTAGTTGAGCGTGGGCAGGTCCGCGCCGTCGGCCCAGGTGGCCAGGGTGCGGGTCAGCCAGTCGCGGTCGTTGCGCTCGGGGAAATCCTCGCGGGTGTGTGCGCCGCGCGATTCGGTGCGCTTGAGCGCGCCGTAGGCCACGCAAAGCGCCAGTTTGACCATGCCTTCGATTTTAAGCGCCATGGTCAGCTCGGGATTGGCTCCCTTGCCGTTACTGCGAAGGCCGACCTTGCGGGCGCGGCCAAGGATCTCCTGGAGTTCGCCAACGCATTTTTCCAGGTCCTGGCCGTTTCTAAAGATGCCGGCTCCTTTCATGATGGAGTCGAACATGGCGTTGCGCACGGTGTAGGGGTTTTCGCTGCCGTGTTTGCAGGCCACGAGATCGGCGATGCGCGAGGTCTGTTTGTTCATGGCGTCGCGCACGGCAGCCGTGGAGAAGGTCGTCTCGGTGCCCTTGAGGAACTCGACGATCTTGCCGCCGATGATCATGCCGGCGACGACCGTCTCGGCCAGGGAGTTGCCGCCTAAGCGGTTAAAGCCGTGCATGTCCCAGCAGGCGGATTCGCCGGCGGAGAACAGGCCTTTGAGCCCGTAGGCCGCGCCGTCCTTGTTGGTGCGCACGCCGCCCATGGAATAGTGCTGGGTCGGGCGCACCGGGATGAGCTGGTGGACCGGATCGACGCCAAGGAACGACTGGCAGATCTCGTCGACCTCGCGCAGCTTGGTGCGGATGTGGTGTTCGCCTAAGTGCCGGATGTCCAGCCACAGGTGGTCGCCGTAAGGAGACGGGACGCCAAGCCCTTTGCGCATATGTTCGGTCATGCGGCGGGAAACGACGTCGCGGGAGGCCAGTTCGGCCTTGTCCGGCTCGTAATCCGGCATGAAGCGGTATTCGTTTTTATCCAGGAGCGTGCCGCCGTCGCCGCGACAGCCTTCGGTGACCAGGATGTCGGTGGGCACGATGCCGGTGGGGTGAAACTGCACGGCTTCCATGTTGCCAAGGGACACCACGCCGGTGTCCAGGGCGGCAATCAGGCCGCCGCCGTCGCAGATGACGGCGTTGGTGGACTCGCGGTAGATGCGGCCGAAGCCGCCGGTGGCGACCAGGGTGGCCCGGGCCAGATAGGCGGTCAGTTCGCCGGTTTTGAGGCAGCGGGCGATGGCTCCCATGCAGGTGTCGCCGTCGTGAATAAGGGCAATGGCCTCGACCTTGTCGACGACGTTGACGCCCATCTGGGCAGCGCGGTTGTCCAAGGTATAAAGGACGCAGTGGCCGGTGCCGTCGGAGGTGTAGCAGGTGCGCCACTTGGCCGTGCCGCCGAAGTTGCGCGAGTGAATGAGCCCCTCGTTTTCAGGCTTTTCAAAGGCGGTAAAGGGCTTGCCGCCTTTATAATAGGTCTGTTCGCCGGGCACGACGCGGTTCCAGGGCACGCCCCAGAAGGCCATCTGGCGCATGGCGATGGGGGCGGCATCGACGAACAGCCGGGCCACTTCCTGGTCGCAGCCCCAGTCGGAACCTTTGACCGTATCGGCAAAGTGGACGTCGGGGGAATCGCCCTCGCCCATGGCCGAGTTGCCAAGCGCGGCCTGCATGCCGCCCTGGGCGGCCGAGGAGTGGGAACGCCTGGCCGGGACGATGGACAGGCAGATGACGGAGAATCCATTATCGGCAGCCTCGATGGCCACGCGCTCGCCGGCCAACCCTGCGCCGATGCACAGCAAATCGGTCTGTATGATTTTCATGGCAGCACCCTTATTTGAGCGGCAGGAAGTAGTAACGCAGCAGGGACAACAGGCCGATGCCAATGAAAATGGCGGTCAGCAGATTTTCCTTCTTTTTGATGGTCCAGCGGCCCGGCCGGTCGACGAAGCCCCATTTGACCAGGATGCGGTAGAAGCCGATGCCGACGTGGAGTTCGACCATGGGGAGCAGGAACAGGTAGAAGACGAACCAGAACCCGGTCTGGATGCGGGCGGCGGACTTTTCGGCGGTAATGGGCAGGTTGGTCAGGATCACCCAGAGATGGATGGCGCCCATGATGAGGATGCCCATGGCGGTTACGGCCTGGACGATCCACAGCCAGGTGTCGGGATGGCGCATGCGCTGGGCATTGGCGAGCATCACCCGCTGTTGTTTGGTATTAAAGGGAATCTTGCGGGCGGCCAGGACGAAGTGGACCAGGAAGCACAGGAAAATGAGCGGCCCGCCGACTTGCGCCATGTAGGTGGCCTCAAAAAACCAGGCCAGACCGTTCATGACGCCGGGACCGAGCAGGATGCTGGAGACCAGGATCAGGTGGCTCCACATGAACAGGATGAGCGTCGCGCCGGTCAGCATCTGGACCCAGTCGAGATAGGCCGAGAGTTTGCCGATGGGCAGTCCCTCGTGAGTTGCCGTGGTTGGAACGGACATATCTGGTATCCTCCGTCGGAGTACTTACGATTTGGTGGGGACGGATTCGGCCGATTCCTCAAGGATGAGCATATCCTCGGGATCGTCGGCGTACTCGTCGTCGGCGCCGGACAGGACGGCCTGGAGCTTGTTCATGTCCAGGGCGTCTTCCCATTTGGCCACGACGATGGTGGCGATGCCGTTGCCGATCAGGTTGGTGATGGCCCGGGCTTCGGACATGAAGCGGTCAACGCCAAGGAGCAGGGTGAGCGAGGCCACCGGAATGGTGCCCACGGTCTGCAGCGTGGCGGCCAGGGTGATGAACCCGCCGCCGGTGACGGCGGCCGCGCCCTTGGAAGTCAAAAGCAGGATGAAGAGCAGGTAGAGCTGGTGGCTGAGATCCAGCGGCGTGTTGGTGGCCTGGGCCAGGAACACGGCGGCCATGGTCAGGTAGATGCAGGTGCCGTCCAGGTTGAACGAATAGCCCATGGGCAGGCACAGGCCGACCACGGACTTGTCGGCCCCGGCGTTTTCCAGCTTGGCCATCATGCGGGGAAGCGCCGCCTCGGAGGAGGAGGTGCCAAGGACGAGGAGGATTTCTTCCTTGATGTAGCACAGATAGCGCCACAGGGAGAAGCCGGCCATTTTGCAGACCACGGCCAGGACCACGAAGATGAAAATGATGCAGGTCGTGTAGACGCCGAGCATGAGGTAGAGGAGCTTTAAGAGGGCTTCGTGTCCCTGGGAGGCGACCACGTAGGCCATGGCCCCGAACGCGCCAAGTGGCGCGAAATACATGATATAGTGGACGACCTTGAACAATCCTCTGCCAAATTCGTCAATGATCTTGATGATGTTCTTGGCCTTGTCGCCGAGGTTGGCCAGGCCGACGCCAAAGAGGATGGAGAAGAAGAGGACCTGAAGGATTTCACCCTTGGCAAAGGCATCGACCACCGAGGTGGGGACGATATTCATGAGAAAGTCCACGGTGGACATCTTCTTGGCCTTGCCGGCGTAATCTTCAACCTTGGCAATTTCCTTCTGGTTGGCCTGCATCTTGGCGGCATAGTCGTCCATGCCGGCGCCGGGCTGGTAGAGGTTGACCACCACGAGACCGATGGCCAGGGCGAAGAGCGTCATGGTCCAGAAGTAGAGCATGCATTTGATGCCCACCCGGCCGACCTTGCCCATGTCGCCCATCTTGGCGATGCCGGTGACCACGGTGCAGAAGATGATCGGCGCGATGATCATCTTGACCATGCGGATAAAGGCCGTGCCAAATGGCTGCATGGACTCGGCAAAGCCTTTGGTCGCCGGCACGAGGCCGAGGACGATGCCGACGACGATGCCGGTAATGACCCAGAAATACAGGGACTTGTAGATCGCTTTGTGGCCGCTCATGTGGACGCTCCTGGACGGACGCTCAACCGAAGATCAGTGCGTCCGCGTTTGGCCGGGAAGGCCGTGAGGTGTGCGCCAGAAAACGAAGCGCATTGCTCCGTTTCGCCTCCCACCAATGTATTCCGATTTAGCGCAATCGCGCCAGATCTTTGCGCAATTATAGGCAAGGAACATGCCAGCTTGGCAAGTCCGGGTCACTTTGTTTAAATCGTGTAATTTTAGCGCGTTGCAGAGCGTGTGGGTGGAGGACACATTTTGGGGTGTGGCATTGAAGTGGGGCGTAAACGCCACATGTGGGGCGTATATGGGACATATGCCCCACTCTTTGCGCCCCGCTGCCGGCAGCGTCGGAGGCGGGTCAGTCCACGCCCAGGCGGGCCATGTTCCGGTACAGCGTGCGCCGGTCAACGCCGAGCAGCCGGGCCGCCTGGGACCGGTTGCCCTGGGTCTGGCGCAGGGCACTGGCGATGGACTCGCGCGTGAGGCCCCCGCGCCAGGGGGGGCGGACCGTGGCCGCGGCGGGCTGCGGGACGACCGGAGACAGCAGTTCCCGGGGCAGATGCGCGATGCCCACCTCCCCTTCCGGACACAGCACGCAGGCATGTTCCATGGCGTACTTGAGTTCGCGCACGTTGCCCGGCCAGGGGTAGTCCATGAGGATGCCCATGACCTCTTCGGACAGCCGGGTGATGGTTTTGCCGAAGTTGGCGGCAAAGTGGCGCAGGAAATGCTCGGAAAGGAGCGGAATGTCTTCGGCCCGATCCCGAAGCGGCGGCAGATGCACCTGCACCACTTTGAGGCGGTAGTACAGGTCGGTCCGGAAAAGCCCGGCCCGGATGCGCTCAGGCAGGTCCACGTTGGTGGCGGCGATGACCCGGACGTCGGCCTTGCGCGTCTTGGCCTCGCCCACGCGCTCGAATTCCTTGGTCTCAAGGACGCGCAAGAGGCCGAGTTGCAGCCGGGGCGAGACGTCGCCGATTTCATCCAAGAGAATGGTGCCGCCCTGGGCCGCCTCGAACCGGCCGACCTTGTCCCGGATGGCCCCGGTAAAGGCTCCGCGGACATGGCCGAACAGTTCGCTGCCGAGCAGTTCGTCGGACAGGGCCGAGCAGTTGACCCGGATAAAGGGTTTCTTGGCCCGGGGGCCGCCGAAGTGGATGGCCTCGGCCACCAGTTCCTTGCCGGTGCCGGATTCGCCGGTCACGAGCACGGTGGTGTCCACCTCGCCCAGCTGGTCGAGCATGGGGTAGATGTCGCGCATGGGCTTGGATTTGCCGATGATGCCCCGGTGGCTGTGCAGATCGGTCAGTCGCTTTTCCAGGTCGGCCAGGCGGGTGATGTCGCGGATGATGAGCAC
The sequence above is drawn from the Desulfovibrio sp. TomC genome and encodes:
- a CDS encoding fumarate hydratase — protein: MKTVQAKDIREAVAAMCIAANQELPADVRAAFEAAHAAEDAPAAKEIFRQLLENADLARDTGLPLCQDCGLGVFFVEVGEDVRVEGSTLREAINDGMVDGYKDGYLRKSSCDPFTRKNTGDNSPAIIHFDIVPGDKLKILMMAKGGGSENMSRVTMLSPAQGWKGIKEFVVNRVAEAGPNPCPPTIVGIGIGGNFELAAVNSKKALMRELDDRHSDPEIAKLEDELMAAINALGIGPMGLGGKTTSLAVKIIVAPCHLASLPLAVNIQCHSARHKEVIF
- a CDS encoding fumarate reductase iron-sulfur subunit; the encoded protein is MGRTLTFNIFRYNPSDPASTPHMDKFTLDETERMTLFIALNRIREELDPTLMFDFCCRAGICGACAMVINGRPGLACHTKTKEMPDEITLMPLPVFKLVGDLSVDTGVWFRTMYQKIESWVHTDKKFDPTAQEERMDNGLAEQIYELDRCIECGCCVAACGTALMREDFLGAVALNRLARFILDPRDQRTEKEYFDVVGTDEGIFGCMGLLACEDVCPKEIPLQEQLGKLRRKMALAAVKNILPKFLKKDF
- a CDS encoding fumarate reductase flavoprotein subunit, encoding MKIIQTDLLCIGAGLAGERVAIEAADNGFSVICLSIVPARRSHSSAAQGGMQAALGNSAMGEGDSPDVHFADTVKGSDWGCDQEVARLFVDAAPIAMRQMAFWGVPWNRVVPGEQTYYKGGKPFTAFEKPENEGLIHSRNFGGTAKWRTCYTSDGTGHCVLYTLDNRAAQMGVNVVDKVEAIALIHDGDTCMGAIARCLKTGELTAYLARATLVATGGFGRIYRESTNAVICDGGGLIAALDTGVVSLGNMEAVQFHPTGIVPTDILVTEGCRGDGGTLLDKNEYRFMPDYEPDKAELASRDVVSRRMTEHMRKGLGVPSPYGDHLWLDIRHLGEHHIRTKLREVDEICQSFLGVDPVHQLIPVRPTQHYSMGGVRTNKDGAAYGLKGLFSAGESACWDMHGFNRLGGNSLAETVVAGMIIGGKIVEFLKGTETTFSTAAVRDAMNKQTSRIADLVACKHGSENPYTVRNAMFDSIMKGAGIFRNGQDLEKCVGELQEILGRARKVGLRSNGKGANPELTMALKIEGMVKLALCVAYGALKRTESRGAHTREDFPERNDRDWLTRTLATWADGADLPTLNYEPATHTFEMPPGDRGYGGGKIIPMNG
- a CDS encoding fumarate reductase translates to MSVPTTATHEGLPIGKLSAYLDWVQMLTGATLILFMWSHLILVSSILLGPGVMNGLAWFFEATYMAQVGGPLIFLCFLVHFVLAARKIPFNTKQQRVMLANAQRMRHPDTWLWIVQAVTAMGILIMGAIHLWVILTNLPITAEKSAARIQTGFWFVFYLFLLPMVELHVGIGFYRILVKWGFVDRPGRWTIKKKENLLTAIFIGIGLLSLLRYYFLPLK
- the dctA gene encoding C4-dicarboxylate transporter DctA → MSGHKAIYKSLYFWVITGIVVGIVLGLVPATKGFAESMQPFGTAFIRMVKMIIAPIIFCTVVTGIAKMGDMGKVGRVGIKCMLYFWTMTLFALAIGLVVVNLYQPGAGMDDYAAKMQANQKEIAKVEDYAGKAKKMSTVDFLMNIVPTSVVDAFAKGEILQVLFFSILFGVGLANLGDKAKNIIKIIDEFGRGLFKVVHYIMYFAPLGAFGAMAYVVASQGHEALLKLLYLMLGVYTTCIIFIFVVLAVVCKMAGFSLWRYLCYIKEEILLVLGTSSSEAALPRMMAKLENAGADKSVVGLCLPMGYSFNLDGTCIYLTMAAVFLAQATNTPLDLSHQLYLLFILLLTSKGAAAVTGGGFITLAATLQTVGTIPVASLTLLLGVDRFMSEARAITNLIGNGIATIVVAKWEDALDMNKLQAVLSGADDEYADDPEDMLILEESAESVPTKS